In Stieleria varia, one genomic interval encodes:
- the ltrA gene encoding group II intron reverse transcriptase/maturase: MNSNRPKHTKPHSGNQQGAEDMKGPCSWESLTGHSGSASIEKPALNAVPQNLMEQIVDTDNLECAWARVRSNRGAPGPDGITIDEFPNHFPELWPVLRQQLLEGTYKPGPVRRKSIPKPDGGERHLGIPNVVDRLVQQALLLVLTPIFDPDFSESSFGFRPHRSAHEAIHLVQTHIQAGYRWCVDMDLSKFFDRVQHDVLMHRVSRKVRDKRLLRLIGNYLRAGVMVDTDWQPSTEGTMQGGPLSPLLANILLDDFDKEMEKRGHRFVRYADDFLVFSKTEQSATRVFRSVERYLTSKLKLVVNHDKSRICPTEVVDFLGYTFRGFGGRLGVSPKNLKKFKARVREITRRNGGRSIQSRFLELRRYFQGWVGYFHYGLGKKQVQSLDKWTRRRIRACYWKQWYRVRTRIRMLLKLGVRRDEAISHGSSGRGPWVMSSSAAMHVAISIDYLNKNGLASLEAIWSKFASKK; encoded by the coding sequence ATGAATTCGAACCGACCCAAACACACAAAACCTCATTCCGGCAACCAGCAAGGAGCGGAAGACATGAAAGGCCCGTGCTCTTGGGAGTCCCTTACCGGTCACTCGGGCTCGGCGTCCATCGAGAAGCCAGCCTTGAACGCTGTTCCACAGAACCTCATGGAACAAATTGTCGACACCGACAACCTCGAATGTGCCTGGGCACGAGTCCGATCCAACCGCGGAGCCCCTGGCCCCGATGGCATCACGATCGACGAATTCCCAAACCACTTTCCGGAACTCTGGCCGGTGCTTCGACAACAACTGTTGGAAGGAACTTACAAGCCCGGCCCCGTCCGGCGTAAGTCGATTCCCAAACCGGACGGCGGCGAGCGACACCTCGGAATCCCAAACGTAGTGGATCGCCTCGTTCAACAAGCCCTCCTGTTAGTCCTAACCCCGATCTTTGATCCGGACTTCTCCGAATCAAGTTTCGGATTTCGGCCTCACCGCTCCGCTCACGAAGCGATCCATCTCGTTCAAACGCACATTCAAGCCGGCTACCGCTGGTGCGTCGACATGGACCTGTCGAAATTTTTCGACCGCGTGCAGCACGATGTATTGATGCACCGTGTGTCTCGCAAGGTCCGCGACAAGCGACTGCTGCGTCTGATCGGGAACTATTTACGAGCGGGTGTGATGGTCGATACCGATTGGCAACCTTCGACCGAAGGAACGATGCAAGGCGGGCCACTTTCACCGTTGCTTGCGAACATCCTGCTGGATGATTTCGACAAAGAAATGGAGAAACGCGGTCACCGCTTCGTTCGCTACGCGGATGACTTCTTGGTGTTCTCCAAGACTGAGCAGTCAGCCACACGTGTCTTTCGATCGGTAGAACGCTACCTGACATCCAAGCTAAAACTCGTGGTCAACCACGACAAGAGCCGTATCTGTCCGACGGAGGTGGTCGATTTTCTCGGCTACACCTTCCGCGGCTTCGGTGGACGGCTGGGTGTCAGCCCGAAGAATCTGAAGAAGTTCAAGGCGCGAGTGCGAGAAATCACCCGTCGTAACGGTGGTCGATCGATTCAATCGCGTTTCCTGGAGCTTCGACGCTACTTCCAAGGCTGGGTAGGTTACTTTCACTACGGACTGGGTAAGAAGCAAGTGCAGAGTTTGGACAAGTGGACCCGACGGCGCATCCGCGCCTGCTACTGGAAACAGTGGTACCGAGTCCGCACCCGAATTCGGATGTTGCTGAAGCTCGGCGTCCGTCGTGACGAAGCCATTTCCCATGGTAGCAGTGGCCGCGGACCTTGGGTGATGTCATCGAGTGCTGCGATGCATGTCGCGATCTCGATCGACTATCTCAATAAGAACGGACTAGCGAGCCTTGAGGCGATTTGGAGCAAGTTTGCTTCCAAGAAATGA